In a genomic window of Panthera tigris isolate Pti1 chromosome D4, P.tigris_Pti1_mat1.1, whole genome shotgun sequence:
- the PAXX gene encoding protein PAXX isoform X1, which yields MVPPPPLSPPLCTLPPGPGPPRFVCYCEGEGSEDGGGGGFNLYVTDAAELWSTCFTADSLEALKARLGLSAAEEITPRFRAACEQQAVTFALREDGASLTLSGGPWALDFELSKVPGPEAASRLQALTLGLAEQVCNLKRQLAGLQAAAASPKKSPCLAGPQFFLPDPDPQRGGPGLGVRRRCPGESLINPGFKSKKPASGVDFDSP from the exons ATGGTGCCGCCGCCGCCTCTGTCGCCGCCTCTCTGCACGCTGCCGCCGGGGCCCGGGCCCCCGCGCTTCGTGTGCTATTGCGAGGGGGAGGGAAGCGAGGACGGAGGCGGCGGCGGCTTCAACCTCTA tgTGACGGACGCCGCGGAACTCTGGAGCACCTGCTTCACGGCGGACAGCCTGGAGGCCCTC AAAGCCCGTTTGGGCCTGAGTGCGGCTGAGGAGATCACCCCCCGGTTCAG GGCGGCCTGTGAGCAGCAAGCTGTGACTTTCGCCCTGCGGGAGGATGGAGCATCCCTAACCCTTTCCggggggccctgggccctggaTTTTGAGCTCTCCAAGGTGCCGGGCCCAGAGGCAGCCTCCAGGTTGCAGGCACTGACGCTGGGTCTGGCAGAGCAAGTGTGCAACTTGAAGAGGCAgctggcag GCCTGCAGGCGGCAGCCGCCAGCCCCAAAAAGAGCCCTTGTCTGGCAGGGCCTCAGTTCTTCTTACCAG ACCCCGACCCTCAGAGAGGCGGCCCTGGACTTGGGGTCAGGAGGCGGTGCCCAGGAGAGTCCCTCATCAACCCTGGCTTCAAGAG tAAGAAACCAGCCAGTGGTGTAGACTTTGACAGCCCCTGA
- the LCNL1 gene encoding lipocalin-like 1 protein: MPQALLIGSLFVLLRLSLGQGQVPIQANFDASQFQGTWYVVGVASDDQDFLNSKDDTKMPVVLVTPLDNGDLALKFGYPTPDGGCQKMLTTFTKGAADGQFSNAAMAQTDIRVVSTDYEHFAVLYVETRKAGVRSVWLQLYARAPELFPEGAQKMQQLAPQVGLNPSQGALLPQSDQCAGAFS; this comes from the exons ATGCCACAGGCCCTGCTCATCGGCTCCCTCTTTGTCCTGCTCAGGCTGTCCCTAGGCCAGGGCCAGGTCCCCATCCAGGCCAACTTCGATGCCAGCCAG TTCCAGGGCACCTGGTACGTGGTCGGGGTGGCCTCAGACGACCAGGACTTCCTGAACTCCAAGGACGACACAAAGATGCCCGTGGTCTTGGTGACCCCCCTGGACAACGGTGACCTGGCCCTCAAGTTCGGGTACCCTAC gcccgACGGCGGGTGCCAGAAGATGCTCACGACCTTCACGAAGGGGGCTGCTGACGGGCAGTTCAGCAACGCGG CCATGGCGCAGACTGACATCCGGGTGGTGAGCACCGACTACGAGCACTTCGCCGTGCTCTACGTGGAGACCCGGAAGGCAGGCGTCAGGAGCGTCTGGCTGCAGCTCTACG cccgCGCCCCGGAGCTGTTTCCTGAAGGTGCCCAGAAAATGCAGCAGCTGGCACCCCAAGTGGGCCTAAACCCCAGCCAGGGCGCCCTGCTGCCCCAGTCCG ACCAGTGTGCTGGCGCCTTCTCCTAG
- the PTGDS gene encoding prostaglandin-H2 D-isomerase gives MAALHTLWMGLVLLGVLGVLQTRAQAQVSLQPNFQQDKFLGRWFTSGLASNSSWFREKKNALSMCISVVAPSAEGGLNLTTTFLRKDQCETRTLLLRPAETPGCYSYTSPHWGSTHDVWVVATDYEEYALLYTAGTKSPGQDFHMATLYSRTQTPRAEVKEKFSTFAKTRGFTEDAIVFLPKTDRCMEEHR, from the exons ATGGCCGCTCTGCACACGCTGTGGATGGGGCTGGTCCTGCTGGGAGTCCTGGGAGTCCTGCAGACGCGGGCCCAGGCCCAGGTCTCCCTGCAGCCCAACTTCCAACAGGACAAG TTCCTGGGGCGCTGGTTCACCTCGGGCCTCGCCTCCAACTCGAGCTGGTTCCGGGAGAAGAAGAACGCGCTGTCCATGTGCATATCAGTGGTGGCCCCCAGCGCGGAAGGAGGCCTCAACCTCACCACCACCTTCCTCAG GAAAGACCAGTGTGAGACCCGGACCCTGCTGCTGCGGCCGGCGGAAACCCCAGGCTGCTACAGCTACACGAGTCCCC ACTGGGGCAGCACCCACGACGTGTGGGTGGTGGCGACAGACTATGAGGAGTACGCGCTTTTGTACACGGCGGGCACAAAAAGCCCGGGCCAGGACTTCCACATGGCCACTCTCTACA gccGCACCCAGACCCCAAGGGCTGAGGTAAAGGAGAAATTCAGCACCTTTGCCAAGACCCGGGGCTTCACAGAGGATGCCATTGTCTTCCTGCCCAAGACCG ACCGGTGCATGGAGGAGCACAGATAG
- the PAXX gene encoding protein PAXX isoform X2, which produces MVPPPPLSPPLCTLPPGPGPPRFVCYCEGEGSEDGGGGGFNLYVTDAAELWSTCFTADSLEALKARLGLSAAEEITPRFRAACEQQAVTFALREDGASLTLSGGPWALDFELSKVPGPEAASRLQALTLGLAEQVCNLKRQLAGLQAAAASPKKSPCLAGPQFFLPDPDPQRGGPGLGVRRRCPGESLINPGFKRNQPVV; this is translated from the exons ATGGTGCCGCCGCCGCCTCTGTCGCCGCCTCTCTGCACGCTGCCGCCGGGGCCCGGGCCCCCGCGCTTCGTGTGCTATTGCGAGGGGGAGGGAAGCGAGGACGGAGGCGGCGGCGGCTTCAACCTCTA tgTGACGGACGCCGCGGAACTCTGGAGCACCTGCTTCACGGCGGACAGCCTGGAGGCCCTC AAAGCCCGTTTGGGCCTGAGTGCGGCTGAGGAGATCACCCCCCGGTTCAG GGCGGCCTGTGAGCAGCAAGCTGTGACTTTCGCCCTGCGGGAGGATGGAGCATCCCTAACCCTTTCCggggggccctgggccctggaTTTTGAGCTCTCCAAGGTGCCGGGCCCAGAGGCAGCCTCCAGGTTGCAGGCACTGACGCTGGGTCTGGCAGAGCAAGTGTGCAACTTGAAGAGGCAgctggcag GCCTGCAGGCGGCAGCCGCCAGCCCCAAAAAGAGCCCTTGTCTGGCAGGGCCTCAGTTCTTCTTACCAG ACCCCGACCCTCAGAGAGGCGGCCCTGGACTTGGGGTCAGGAGGCGGTGCCCAGGAGAGTCCCTCATCAACCCTGGCTTCAAGAG AAACCAGCCAGTGGTGTAG
- the CLIC3 gene encoding chloride intracellular channel protein 3 gives MAETAKLQLFVKASEDGESVGHCPSCQRLFMVLLLKGVPFTLTTVDTRRSPDVLKDFAPGSQLPILLHEGDTKTDTLQIEEFLEETLGPPEFPSLAPRYRESATAGNDVFHRFSAFIKNPVPTQDDALYQLLLRALTRLDSYLRAPLEHELVREPKLGESRRRFLDGDQLTLADCRLLPKLHIVDTVCAHFRGAPIPAELRGVRRYLDGALQVKEFKYTCPHSAEILAAYRTAVRPR, from the exons ATGGCAGAGACGGCTAAGCTCCAGCTGTTTGTTAAG GCAAGCGAGGATGGTGAGAGCGTGGGACACTGCCCTTCCTGTCAGCGGCTCTTCATGGTCCTGCTCCTCAAGGGCGTGCCCTTCACCCTCACCACCGTGGACACCCGCAG GTCCCCGGATGTGCTTAAGGACTTCGCTCCCGGCTCGCAGCTGCCCATCCTTCTCCACGAGGGCGACACCAAAACGGACACACTGCAGATCGAGGAGTTTCTGGAGGAGACGCTGGGGCCCCCCGA ATTCCCCAGCCTGGCGCCCCGCTACCGGGAGTCCGCCACGGCGGGCAACGACGTCTTTCACAGGTTCTCCGCCTTCATCAAGAACCCGGTGCCCACGCAGGACGATG ccctgtaCCAGCTGCTGCTGCGCGCCCTCACCAGGCTGGACAGCTACCTGCGCGCGCCGCTGGAGCACGAGCTGGTGCGGGAACCGAAGCTTGGCGAGTCGCGCCGCCGCTTCCTGGACGGCGACCAGCTCACGCTGGCTGACTGTAGGCTGCTGCCCAAGTTGCACATCGTGGAC ACGGTGTGCGCGCACTTCCGCGGGGCGCCCATACCCGCCGAGCTGCGCGGCGTCCGCCGCTACCTGGACGGCGCGCTGCAGGTGAAGGAGTTCAAGTACACGTGTCCACACAGCGCGGAGATCCTAGCGGCTTACCGGACGGCGGTGCGCCCCCGCTAG